From Takifugu rubripes unplaced genomic scaffold, fTakRub1.2, whole genome shotgun sequence, one genomic window encodes:
- the LOC115248618 gene encoding LOW QUALITY PROTEIN: deubiquitinating protein VCIP135-like (The sequence of the model RefSeq protein was modified relative to this genomic sequence to represent the inferred CDS: inserted 2 bases in 1 codon): MSLLLSSKKKDKRILSGTCPDPKCQARLFFPAHGSVSIECTDCGQRHEQKNLLNVEEVTDPDVVLHNLLRNALLGVTGAPKKGTELVKVMGLSNYHCKLLSPLLTRYGMDRQTGKAQLLRDMNQGEVFDCSLLGDRAFLIEPEHVSTMGYGKDRSGSLIYLHDTLEEVKKSNGNGECLIPVHVDGDGHCLVHAVSRALVGRELFWHALRENLKQNFKQNLDHYKALFQDFIDAAEWEDIITECDPLFVPPEGVPLGLRNIHIFGLANVLHRPIILLDSLSGMRSSGDYSATFLPGLVAEDQCRGKDGKLNKPICIAWSSSGRNHYIPLVGIKSSVLPKLPARLLPKAWGVPQELIRRYIKLEPDGSCVIGGDRSLQDKYLMRLVNAMEEVFMEKHKIHPALVADVHQYVFRRTGVIGVQPEEVTEAAKKLVLENRLHRCLNCSALVELHVPQDWLGPGGKLYNLAKSTHGQLRVDKNYSFPLNNLVCSYDPQQDVLVPDYTLSSLNTCTWCHGTSVRHIHGNGSVVYLDGDRTNTRSQGGKCGCGFKHFWEGREYDNLPEAFPITLEWGGRQVRETVYWFQYEMDSALNSNVYDVAMKLVTKHFPGEFGSEILVQKVVNTILHHTAKKNPDDYNPVSIERAHAQHGAPDAPPADPQPPTKIILTGQKAKTLHKEELTMSRAERSIQQSIGEHAAATQKRHTDKLKQEQRGATSPEPGSPSAPATPTKSSPAANKEKKIRVSTSDGRQATLTLQASTTFAELQRGVARQFAIPPEQQCIRFGFPPKGLASPREGEENEPVALQHGDRVTVEILKGPDKSPAPSEARGRHEAKTEEALTSGRTSGRELQESIDLEISSLCLLATLMGEDVWSYAKTLPHLFQRGGVFYNIVMKDMGLMDGKHCTLPHLSGKTFVYNAADERLELCVDAAGHFQIGPDVEERVKGALVQVGARGSREGSPAHSVLRLGSGGVVRKKEQNVAAFQGKGHSLGSAGGSSPPEHRPIHAPALAAARTSAPASPGAPRPVPXIPEDTTRELVRMAPGFVTTKDGRGVDPGVMEQQRRKLQEMVSSIQASMERHLKEQMGGGKSGGEAAAGEPGKAELKTEELEEMESQPAEQSGAAEPMDHS, encoded by the exons ATgtcgctgctgctcagctctaaGAAAAAAGATAAACGGATTCTGTCGGGTACCTGCCCGGACCCGAAATGTCAGGCGAGGCTCTTCTTCCCAGCTCACGGCTCCGTTAGCATCGAGTGCACCGACTGCGGACAAAGACACGAGCAGAAGAACCTGCTAAATGTGGAAGAAGTCACGGATCCAGATGTCGTGCTTCATAATCTGCTCAGAAACGCCCTGCTCGGCGTCACCGGGGCCCCGAAGAAAGGCACGGAGCTGGTGAAAGTGATGGGTCTGTCCAACTACCACTGCAAGCTGCTGTCCCCGCTGCTCACCAGGTACGGCATGGACAGGCAGACCGGCAAGGCCCAGCTGCTGCGGGACATGAACCAGGGAGAGGTGTTCGACTGCTCGCTGTTGGGGGACAGAGCCTTCCTGATCGAACCGGAACATGTCTCCACCATGGGCTATGGGAAAGACCGGTCCGGGAGCCTTATTTATCTCCACGACACCCTGGAAGAGGTGAAGAAGTCCAACGGTAACGGAGAGTGTCTCATACCGGTCCACGTGGACGGAGATGGGCACTGCCTGGTCCATGCTGTGTCCAGAGCTCTGGTGGGCCGGGAACTGTTCTGGCACGCTCTGAGGGAGAACCTGAAACAGAACTTCAAGCAGAACCTGGACCACTACAAGGCTCTTTTTCAGGATTTCATCGACGCTGCAGAATGGGAGGACATCATCACCGAGTGCGACCCCTTGTTCGTCCCGCCTGAAGGCGTCCCGCTCGGACTGCGCAATATTCATATTTTTGGGCTGGCCAATGTCCTCCACCGGCCCATCATCTTGCTGGACTCGCTGAGCGGGATGAGAAGCTCTGGAGACTATTCCGCGACCTTTCTGCCGGGACTGGTGGCCGAGGACCAGTGCAGAGGAAAAGACGGGAAGCTCAACAAACCCATCTGCATCGCCTGGAGCAGCTCTGGCAGGAACCACTACATCCCCCTGGTGGGCATCAAGAGCAGCGTGCTGCCCAAGCTGCCGGCCCGCCTGCTGCCCAAGGCCTGGGGCGTCCCCCAGGAGCTCATCAGGAGGTACATCAAGCTGGAGCCAGACGGGAGCTGCGTGATCGGCGGCGACCGCAGCCTGCAGGATAAATACCTGATGCGGCTGGTCAATGCCATGGAGGAGGTGTTCATGGAGAAGCACAAAATCCACCCGGCGCTGGTGGCCGACGTGCACCAGTACGTCTTCAGACGGACCGGCGTGATCGGCGTGCAGCCGGAGGAGGTGACCGAGGCCGCCAAGAAGTTGGTGTTGGAGAACAGGCTGCACCGCTGCCTGAACTGCAGCGCCCTGGTGGAGCTCCACGTGCCGCAGGACTGGCTGGGCCCGGGGGGGAAGCTCTACAACCTGGCCAAGTCCACCCACGGCCAGCTGCGGGTGGACAAGAACTACAGCTTCCCCCTCAACAACCTGGTCTGCTCCTACGACCCCCAGCAGGACGTCCTGGTCCCGGACTACACGCTGAGTTCCCTCAACACCTGCACCTGGTGCCACGGCACGTCGGTGCGCCACATCCACGGCAACGGCTCCGTCGTCTACCTGGACGGGGACAGAACCAACACCCGCTCGCAGGGCGGGAAGTGCGGCTGCGGCTTCAAGCACTTTTGGGAGGGCAGAGAATACGACAACCTGCCCGAGGCCTTCCCCATCACGCTGGAGTGGGGGGGGCGGCAGGTGAGGGAGACGGTGTACTGGTTCCAGTACGAGATGGACTCCGCCCTCAACAGCAACGTGTACGACGTGGCCATGAAGCTGGTGACGAAGCATTTCCCCGGTGAGTTCGGCAGTGAGATCCTGGTGCAGAAGGTGGTCAACACCATCCTGCACCACACGGCCAAGAAGAACCCCGACGACTACAACCCGGTGAGCATCGAGCGGGCCCACGCGCAGCACGGCGCCCCCGACGCCCCGCCGGCCGACCCGCAGCCCCCCACTAAGATCATCCTGACGGGTCAGAAGGCGAAGACGCTGCACAAGGAGGAGCTGACGATGAGCCGGGCGGAGCGCAGCATCCAGCAGAGCATCGGCGagcacgccgccgccacgcAGAAGCGCCACACTGACAAGCTGAAGCAAGAGCAGCGAGGCGCCACGTCACCAGAACCCGGCTCCCCTTCGGCTCCAGCCACGCCCACAAAATCCTCCCCCGCGGCCAATAAGGAGAAGAAGATCCGCGTGAGCACCAGCGACGGCCGGCAGGCCACGCTGACCCTGCAGGCCTCCACCACCTTCGCCGAGCTGCAGAGGGGCGTCGCCAGGCAGTTCGCCATCCCTCCGGAACAGCAGTGCATCCGCTTCGGCTTCCCTCCCAAAGGGCTGGCGTCGCCGAGGGAGGGCGAGGAGAACGAGCCCGTGGCCCTGCAGCATGGCGACAGGGTGACCGTGGAGATCCTGAAGGGCCCCGACaagagccccgccccctccgagGCCCGCGGGCGCCATGAGGCGAAGACTGAGGAGGCGCTGACGTCAGGCAGGACGAGCGGCCgcgagctgcaggagagcatcGATCTGGAGatctcctctctgtgtctcctaGCAACCCTGATGG GTGAGGACGTGTGGTCCTACGCCAAGACGCTGCCACACCTGTTCCAGAGGGGCGGAGTCTTCTACAACATCGTGATGAAGGACATGG GTCTGATGGACGGGAAACACTGCACCTTGCCGCACCTGAGCGGGAAAACCTTCGTCTACAACGCGGCGGACGAGCGCCTGGAGCTGTGCGTGGACGCCGCCGGGCACTTCCAGATCGGCCCTGACGTGGAGGAGCGCGTGAAGGGGGCGCTGGTGCAGGTTGGCGccaggggcagcagagagggaagccccgcccacagcgtCCTGCGGCTGGGCAGCGGCGGCGTCGTCCGTAAGAAGGAGCAGAATGTGGCGGCGTTCCAAGGTAAAGGCCACTCCCTGGGCAGCGCCGGCGGCTCCTCCCCTCCTGAGCACCGGCCTATTCACGCGCCAGCACTAGCAGCGGCACGGACCTCAGCGCCAGCGTCTCCAGGGGCCCCCCGACCTGTCCC GATCCCCGAGGACACCACGCGGGAGCTGGTGCGCATGGCGCCGGGATTTGTCACCACCAAGGACGGCCGCGGCGTCGACCCCGGCGtgatggagcagcagcggcggaagctgcaggagatggTGTCGTCCATCCAGGCCTCCATGGAGCGCCACCTGAAGGAGCAGATGGGCGGCGGCAAGAGCGGCGGGGAGGCCGCGGCCGGGGAGCCTGGGAAGGCGGAGCTAAAGACGGAAGaactggaggagatggagagccaGCCCGCTGAGCAGAGCGGCGCGGCGGAGCCCATGGATCACTCCTGA
- the LOC115248602 gene encoding amphiphysin-like isoform X4: MVPEEPSSIQEAELDEIPGADQTCADEAAPLENMPIPSVIIEPASSNEGDDDRDGDIISPTAASDNDVTTVSQTMKHMSPSGGVSGLPDDFLYKVETMHDFEAANSDELELKRGDVVLVVPTESAEDQRNE, translated from the exons ATG gtacctgaggaaccttcatccatccaggaggcggagcttgatgAG attcctggtgctgaccaaacatgtgcggatgaagcagctccgctg gaaaacatgccgaTCCCGTCAGTGATCATCGAACCCGCCTCCAGTAATGAAGGTGACGACGACCGCGATGGTGACATCATCTCGCCCACCGCCGCCAGTGACAACGATGTGACCACGGTGAGCCAGACCATGAAACACATGAGTCCATCTGGAGGCGTGTCCGGGCTCCCGGATGACTTCCTGTACAAG GTGGAGACGATGCACGACTTTGAAGCAGCCAACTCAGACGAACTTGAACTGAAGAGAGGTGACGTGGTTCTGGTGGTGCCCACCGAGTCGGCGGAGGATCAG agaaatgaatga
- the LOC115248602 gene encoding amphiphysin-like isoform X1, producing the protein MVPEEPSSIQEAELDEIPGADQTCADEAAPLENMPIPSVIIEPASSNEGDDDRDGDIISPTAASDNDVTTVSQTMKHMSPSGGVSGLPDDFLYKVETMHDFEAANSDELELKRGDVVLVVPTESAEDQDAGGLTGIKESEWLARGASAQKGLFPENFTQRLE; encoded by the exons ATG gtacctgaggaaccttcatccatccaggaggcggagcttgatgAG attcctggtgctgaccaaacatgtgcggatgaagcagctccgctg gaaaacatgccgaTCCCGTCAGTGATCATCGAACCCGCCTCCAGTAATGAAGGTGACGACGACCGCGATGGTGACATCATCTCGCCCACCGCCGCCAGTGACAACGATGTGACCACGGTGAGCCAGACCATGAAACACATGAGTCCATCTGGAGGCGTGTCCGGGCTCCCGGATGACTTCCTGTACAAG GTGGAGACGATGCACGACTTTGAAGCAGCCAACTCAGACGAACTTGAACTGAAGAGAGGTGACGTGGTTCTGGTGGTGCCCACCGAGTCGGCGGAGGATCAG gaCGCTGGTGGGCTCACGGGTATCAAAGAAAGCGAGTGGTTAGCACGCGGTGCTAGCGCCCAGAAAGGACTGTTTCCAGAGAACTTTACGCAGCGTTTGGAATAA
- the LOC115248602 gene encoding amphiphysin-like isoform X2, whose product MVPEEPSSIQEAELDEIPGADQTCADEAAPLENMPIPSVIIEPASSNEGDDDRDGDIISPTAASDNDVTTVSQTMKHMSPSGGVSGLPDDFLYKVETMHDFEAANSDELELKRGDVVLVVPTESAEDQENHRRTTGEPQENHRRTTGELRSGGDVLNGAGA is encoded by the exons ATG gtacctgaggaaccttcatccatccaggaggcggagcttgatgAG attcctggtgctgaccaaacatgtgcggatgaagcagctccgctg gaaaacatgccgaTCCCGTCAGTGATCATCGAACCCGCCTCCAGTAATGAAGGTGACGACGACCGCGATGGTGACATCATCTCGCCCACCGCCGCCAGTGACAACGATGTGACCACGGTGAGCCAGACCATGAAACACATGAGTCCATCTGGAGGCGTGTCCGGGCTCCCGGATGACTTCCTGTACAAG GTGGAGACGATGCACGACTTTGAAGCAGCCAACTCAGACGAACTTGAACTGAAGAGAGGTGACGTGGTTCTGGTGGTGCCCACCGAGTCGGCGGAGGATCAG gagaaccacaggagaaccacaggagaaccacaggagaaccacaggagaaccacaggagagctTCGCTCAGGTGGAGACGTGCTAAATGGAGCAGGTGCATAA
- the LOC115248602 gene encoding amphiphysin-like isoform X3 produces the protein MVPEEPSSIQEAELDEIPGADQTCADEAAPLENMPIPSVIIEPASSNEGDDDRDGDIISPTAASDNDVTTVSQTMKHMSPSGGVSGLPDDFLYKVETMHDFEAANSDELELKRGDVVLVVPTESAEDQKNPTNTS, from the exons ATG gtacctgaggaaccttcatccatccaggaggcggagcttgatgAG attcctggtgctgaccaaacatgtgcggatgaagcagctccgctg gaaaacatgccgaTCCCGTCAGTGATCATCGAACCCGCCTCCAGTAATGAAGGTGACGACGACCGCGATGGTGACATCATCTCGCCCACCGCCGCCAGTGACAACGATGTGACCACGGTGAGCCAGACCATGAAACACATGAGTCCATCTGGAGGCGTGTCCGGGCTCCCGGATGACTTCCTGTACAAG GTGGAGACGATGCACGACTTTGAAGCAGCCAACTCAGACGAACTTGAACTGAAGAGAGGTGACGTGGTTCTGGTGGTGCCCACCGAGTCGGCGGAGGATCAG aaaaaccccacaaacacgagttga